Proteins encoded by one window of Sphaerodactylus townsendi isolate TG3544 linkage group LG04, MPM_Stown_v2.3, whole genome shotgun sequence:
- the SNRNP25 gene encoding U11/U12 small nuclear ribonucleoprotein 25 kDa protein → MAGEEEGEELAHAEAVALWQAGLARLVRDPLLCDLPAQVTPEEIASQVALEYGQAITVRVRRPDAAEPMPVVVVQQAAVLDLKKALQRFLQLRQERQGGVRHISWRRVWRTYSLAFGGEKLDDDRKKLREYGIRNRDEVSFVKRLRK, encoded by the exons ATGGCGGGCGAGGAGGAGGGCGAGGAGCTGGCGCACGCCGAGGCGGTGGCGCTCTGGCAGGCCGGACTGGCGCGCCTCGTGCGGGACCCGCTGCTCTGCGACCTGCCGGCTCAG GTGACCCCGGAAGAGATTGCCTCGCAGGTGGCGCTGGAGTACGGCCAGGCGATTACGGTGCGCGTGCGCAGACCGGACGCCGCGGAGCCCATGC cggtggtggtggtgcagcagGCGGCCGTGCTGGACCTGAAGAAGGCCCTGCAGCGCTTCCTCCAACTCCGCCAGGAGCGCCAGGGCGGCGTCCGTCACATCAGCTG GAGGCGCGTGTGGCGGACATACAGCCTGGCCTTCGGGGGCGAGAAGCTGGACGACGATCGCAAGAAGCTTCGCGA GTATGGCATCCGGAACCGGGACGAGGTCAGCTTCGTGAAGAGGCTCCGCAAGTGA
- the POLR3K gene encoding DNA-directed RNA polymerase III subunit RPC10: MLLFCPACGNVLVAEEGTRCLRFACTTCPYVRNVTRKVTSRRYPKLKEVDDVLGGGAAWENVDSTAEPCPKCEHPRAYFMQLQTRSADEPMTTFYKCCSPQCGHRWRD; this comes from the exons ATGCTGCTGTTCTGCCCGGCCTGCGGGAACGTGCTGGTCGCCGAGGAGGGCACGCGCTGCCTCCGCTTCGCCTGCACTACGTGCCCCTACGTCCGCAACGTCACGCGCAAG GTGACCAGCAGGCGCTACCCGAAGCTGAAGGAGGTGGATGACGTCCTCGGGGGAGGCGCCGCTTGGGAGAATGTGGACTCCACTGCTG AGCCATGCCCCAAGTGTGAGCACCCACGGGCTTACTTCATGCAGCTGCAGACGCGCTCGGCCGACGAGCCCATGACCACCTTCTACAAGTGCTGCAGCCCCCAATGTGGACACCGCTGGCGGGACTGA